A window of Phyllobacterium sp. T1293 contains these coding sequences:
- a CDS encoding ABC transporter permease has protein sequence MLNVKNIPISAWIGLIITAIFLFAAIFAPWVAPYSVGETVGDVWEPMSAKYWLGTDNLGRDLLSRMIYGARITIFIAAMATALSFILGSVLGFAAAVIGGWFDQLMSRFVDLIMAIPTLIFALVVLSVLPANITTLIFVMGLLDATRVYRLARAVAVDINVMDFVEAAKLRGEGRIWIIFREILPNALTPLIAELGLRFIFAVLFLSALSFLGLGVQPPDADWGGMVKENKEGIVFGIPAALIPAAAIAILSISVNLVADWILNRTTSLKGGRGNG, from the coding sequence ATGTTGAACGTTAAAAACATTCCCATCAGCGCCTGGATCGGTCTGATCATCACTGCCATCTTTCTGTTCGCGGCGATTTTCGCGCCATGGGTTGCCCCATATTCCGTTGGCGAGACCGTCGGCGATGTCTGGGAACCCATGTCGGCCAAATATTGGCTCGGTACGGATAATCTTGGTCGTGACCTGCTTTCGCGTATGATCTACGGCGCGCGTATCACCATCTTCATTGCTGCCATGGCAACGGCTCTGTCCTTCATTCTGGGATCGGTGCTTGGCTTTGCTGCTGCGGTTATCGGCGGCTGGTTCGATCAGCTCATGTCGCGCTTTGTCGATCTGATCATGGCGATCCCGACCCTGATCTTTGCGCTTGTCGTGCTCTCGGTTCTACCAGCCAATATCACCACGCTGATTTTCGTCATGGGGCTTCTCGATGCCACTCGCGTTTACCGGCTGGCGCGGGCGGTGGCTGTCGATATCAATGTCATGGATTTCGTCGAGGCGGCAAAGCTGCGCGGCGAGGGGCGTATCTGGATTATTTTCCGCGAAATATTGCCCAATGCACTGACACCGTTGATTGCCGAACTTGGCCTGCGGTTCATCTTTGCTGTGCTGTTTCTCTCAGCGCTGTCGTTCCTCGGCCTTGGTGTTCAACCGCCGGATGCGGATTGGGGCGGTATGGTCAAGGAAAACAAGGAAGGGATTGTGTTCGGCATTCCCGCCGCGCTTATTCCGGCTGCCGCCATCGCTATTCTATCGATCTCCGTCAATCTGGTTGCGGACTGGATTCTCAACCGAACCACCAGCTTGAAGGGAGGGCGCGGCAATGGCTAA
- a CDS encoding ABC transporter permease has protein sequence MSGPVLKLVAQRIVMGLLLLLAVSVLIFAGTQILPGDVAQSILGQSATPEALANLRRDMGLNDPAYIRYLHWLGGILTGDLGTALSSGQDIATSLKGRLWNTLFLAFWAAVVSIPLAIALGLLAVRYRNGWVDKLISGLGLASTSLPEFFTGYLLIYFVAVRLQWFPSVSTVYDGMPLGERLSAIALPVTVLTLVVLAHMMRMTRAAILNVMQSAYIETAELKGLTPLQIITRHAFPNAIAPIVNVVMLNLAFLVVGVVVVEVIFVYPGMGQYLVDHVAKRDVPVVQACGLVFAAVYITLNIIADIVAIVSNPRLRHPK, from the coding sequence ATGAGTGGTCCTGTCCTCAAACTGGTGGCCCAACGCATAGTCATGGGCCTTCTCCTTCTTCTGGCAGTCTCGGTGCTGATTTTTGCAGGCACCCAGATATTGCCGGGAGATGTGGCGCAATCCATTCTCGGCCAGTCGGCCACACCGGAGGCTTTGGCAAACCTGCGGCGTGACATGGGGCTGAATGATCCGGCCTATATCCGCTACCTGCATTGGCTTGGCGGCATATTGACCGGTGATCTCGGCACGGCGCTATCCAGTGGACAGGACATTGCGACGTCGCTCAAAGGGCGGTTATGGAACACCTTGTTCCTCGCTTTCTGGGCGGCTGTTGTCTCGATCCCCTTGGCAATCGCGCTTGGCCTTCTGGCCGTGCGCTATCGCAATGGCTGGGTGGACAAGCTCATTTCGGGCCTTGGACTTGCCTCCACCTCGCTACCTGAATTTTTCACCGGCTATCTGCTGATCTATTTCGTTGCCGTGCGTCTGCAATGGTTCCCGAGCGTTTCAACCGTTTATGACGGTATGCCGCTCGGTGAACGGCTGAGCGCCATTGCCCTGCCAGTCACGGTCCTGACATTGGTGGTTCTGGCGCACATGATGCGCATGACCAGAGCTGCCATCCTCAACGTCATGCAATCGGCCTATATCGAGACGGCGGAGCTGAAAGGGCTGACGCCGCTTCAGATCATCACCCGCCATGCCTTTCCCAATGCCATTGCGCCAATCGTCAATGTGGTGATGCTCAATCTGGCATTCCTTGTTGTCGGCGTGGTCGTGGTCGAAGTCATCTTCGTCTATCCCGGCATGGGGCAGTATCTGGTGGACCATGTGGCCAAGCGCGATGTGCCTGTTGTTCAGGCGTGCGGGCTGGTTTTCGCGGCTGTCTATATCACCCTCAATATCATTGCTGACATCGTGGCGATTGTTTCCAATCCCCGCCTCAGACATCCCAAGTGA
- a CDS encoding ABC transporter substrate-binding protein codes for MSKELDYLSRKVARGHLSRRDFLGRAAALGVTTVLANSLLSSAALAEGPVKGGTLKAGMQGGASTDSMDPATWQSQVPYKFGRQWGEQLVEIQADGTLNPKLATEWGSTPDAKVWTFKIRKGVQFHNGKEMTADDVVATMERHSDANSKSGALGVMKGIDNVKKDGDTVVFTLKEPNADLPFLMDDYHLMIQPNGGKDKPNAGIGTGPYKVVKDEPGVRHIGEKFASYWDGDNRGHAAQIEIIVINDATARTAALQSGQVHMINRVEPKIVDLVKRVPGVTIQNVAGKGHYVFIAHCNTAPFNNNDLRLALKYAMNREDMVQKILRGYGSIGNDFPINKAYPLFSDDIEQRAYDPDKAAFHFKKSGHDGSVLLRTSDVAFPGAIDAAQLFQQSAAKAGIKIEVKREPGDGYWSEVWNKQPFSESYWGGRPTQDQMYSTAYLSTADWNDTRFFNEKFDKTLIAARAELDPAKRKQMYRDMSVTVRDEGGVIVPMFNDFIDATSAKVGGWVKDGNQEMSGGYALSRCWLMA; via the coding sequence ATGTCAAAAGAACTCGATTATCTGAGCCGCAAGGTCGCACGCGGACATCTGTCGCGCCGTGATTTTCTTGGCCGCGCTGCCGCTCTCGGTGTCACCACCGTTTTAGCCAATTCATTGCTTTCCAGTGCGGCTCTGGCCGAAGGCCCGGTTAAGGGCGGTACGCTGAAAGCCGGTATGCAGGGTGGCGCTTCGACCGATAGCATGGACCCGGCAACATGGCAGAGCCAGGTTCCCTATAAATTCGGCCGCCAATGGGGCGAGCAGCTTGTTGAAATTCAGGCCGATGGCACGCTCAATCCCAAACTTGCCACAGAATGGGGCTCGACACCCGACGCCAAGGTCTGGACCTTCAAGATCCGCAAGGGTGTACAGTTCCACAATGGCAAGGAAATGACGGCTGATGACGTCGTTGCCACAATGGAACGCCATTCCGATGCCAATTCAAAATCCGGTGCGCTTGGTGTCATGAAGGGCATCGACAATGTGAAGAAAGACGGCGATACCGTTGTTTTCACATTGAAAGAACCTAATGCCGATCTACCGTTCCTGATGGATGACTACCATCTGATGATCCAGCCCAACGGCGGTAAGGACAAGCCGAATGCCGGTATCGGCACCGGGCCTTACAAGGTCGTCAAGGACGAGCCGGGCGTGCGCCATATCGGCGAGAAGTTCGCCAGCTATTGGGACGGCGATAATCGCGGCCATGCGGCGCAGATCGAAATCATCGTCATCAATGATGCCACCGCCCGCACTGCCGCGCTGCAGTCCGGACAGGTTCATATGATCAATCGCGTTGAGCCGAAGATTGTTGATCTGGTTAAGCGCGTTCCCGGTGTGACCATCCAGAACGTGGCGGGCAAGGGGCATTATGTGTTCATCGCCCATTGCAACACAGCGCCGTTCAATAATAACGACCTGCGTCTCGCCCTGAAATACGCCATGAACCGCGAAGACATGGTGCAGAAAATCCTGCGCGGTTATGGTTCGATCGGCAATGATTTCCCGATCAACAAGGCCTATCCGCTGTTTTCGGATGATATCGAACAGCGTGCCTACGATCCCGACAAGGCAGCTTTCCACTTCAAGAAATCTGGCCATGACGGTTCGGTGCTGCTGCGCACATCCGATGTTGCCTTTCCGGGCGCCATCGATGCGGCGCAGCTATTCCAGCAGAGCGCGGCAAAGGCTGGCATCAAGATTGAAGTCAAGCGCGAACCCGGCGATGGCTACTGGTCAGAAGTCTGGAACAAACAGCCGTTCTCGGAATCCTATTGGGGTGGCCGTCCGACGCAGGACCAGATGTATTCGACTGCCTATCTTTCGACCGCAGACTGGAACGACACACGCTTCTTCAATGAAAAGTTCGACAAGACATTGATTGCGGCGCGCGCCGAGCTGGACCCTGCCAAGCGCAAGCAGATGTATCGTGACATGTCGGTGACTGTCCGTGACGAGGGCGGCGTGATCGTGCCGATGTTCAACGACTTCATCGATGCGACCAGTGCCAAGGTTGGCGGCTGGGTAAAGGACGGCAATCAGGAAATGAGCGGTGGCTATGCCTTGTCCCGCTGCTGGCTGATGGCCTAA
- a CDS encoding CocE/NonD family hydrolase: protein MRTVETFQHKVREEADLGIVLPDGCRLSARVWMPEDAVENPVPAILEFLPYRKRDGTTARDNLTHPYFAGHGYACLRVDMRGNGDSEGLMEDEYSVQELNDACEVIKWIAAQPWSSGKVGMMGISWGGFNSLQVAALQPEALKAIITLCSTDDRYADDIHYKGGLLLNENLGWGATMLAYSSRSPDPLLVGDKWRSMWLDRLDHEPFLPATWLMHQTRDAYWKRGSICEDFSAVKAATLAIGGWGDGYKNAVPRLMEGITAPVKGIVGPWVHKYPHFAVPEPRIGFLQEALRWWDRWLKDIDTGVENDPAYRGYLMDSVRPKSWYTERPGYWIAEPQWPSKTIRNEVLHLTAEKSLGNKPIKEFAHLIASPQDCGMMGGEYCAIWLGPELPGDQRRDDALSVCYDSALLEKAVDIVGAAEITLTLSSDKPVAMVAVRLCDVHPDGASTRITYGVFNLCHRNSHEKPESLTPGEEVKIRFMLDDIAYRVPAGHHLRIAVSSSYWPMVWPSPETVSLTLHGGRLDLPSRDLANGDEWTFPEPEAASPWQLDTLRKGTNSRLIEHDQVSGKIVLSIMDDFGEARDQEHGLIHGSVARERWEIHPDDPLSAYGETHWTELSGRDEWRVRTETFTTMRSDKQNFHLTGRIEAYENDELVFERNFAETIARQHI from the coding sequence ATGCGGACAGTCGAGACTTTTCAGCACAAAGTGAGAGAAGAAGCCGATCTGGGCATTGTTCTGCCCGATGGCTGCCGCCTCTCGGCCCGGGTCTGGATGCCCGAAGACGCAGTTGAAAATCCGGTTCCCGCCATTCTCGAATTCCTGCCATATCGCAAGCGCGACGGCACCACGGCGCGCGATAATCTCACCCATCCATATTTTGCCGGACATGGCTATGCCTGCCTGCGCGTCGATATGCGCGGCAATGGCGATTCCGAAGGGCTGATGGAGGACGAATATTCGGTTCAGGAACTCAATGATGCCTGCGAGGTGATCAAATGGATCGCCGCACAGCCCTGGTCATCGGGCAAGGTTGGCATGATGGGCATTTCCTGGGGCGGGTTCAACTCATTGCAGGTGGCGGCTTTGCAGCCGGAAGCGCTGAAAGCCATCATCACGCTCTGCTCGACGGATGACCGGTATGCCGATGATATCCACTATAAGGGCGGATTGCTGCTGAACGAAAATCTCGGATGGGGCGCGACCATGCTCGCCTATTCCTCGCGTTCGCCCGATCCGCTGCTTGTTGGCGACAAATGGCGCAGCATGTGGCTTGACCGGCTCGATCACGAACCGTTTCTGCCCGCGACCTGGCTGATGCACCAGACGCGCGATGCCTATTGGAAGCGCGGTTCAATCTGCGAGGATTTCTCCGCTGTCAAAGCCGCCACATTGGCGATTGGCGGCTGGGGTGATGGTTACAAGAACGCCGTACCGCGCCTGATGGAAGGCATTACTGCGCCGGTCAAAGGCATTGTCGGGCCGTGGGTGCATAAATATCCACATTTCGCCGTGCCTGAACCACGCATCGGCTTCCTGCAGGAGGCCTTGCGCTGGTGGGATCGCTGGCTGAAGGATATCGATACGGGCGTTGAGAATGATCCTGCTTATCGCGGCTATCTGATGGATTCCGTCCGTCCGAAAAGCTGGTACACGGAACGCCCCGGTTACTGGATTGCCGAGCCGCAATGGCCATCAAAGACCATCCGCAATGAAGTGCTTCATCTGACTGCCGAGAAATCTCTGGGTAACAAGCCCATCAAGGAATTTGCCCATCTTATCGCGTCGCCGCAGGATTGCGGCATGATGGGCGGCGAATATTGCGCCATCTGGCTTGGTCCGGAACTTCCCGGCGATCAGCGCCGCGATGATGCGCTGTCCGTCTGTTATGATAGTGCTCTGCTTGAAAAGGCTGTCGATATTGTCGGCGCAGCTGAAATCACGCTGACGCTTTCCAGCGACAAACCTGTCGCCATGGTTGCTGTGCGCCTGTGCGATGTACACCCGGATGGTGCGTCGACACGCATCACCTATGGTGTGTTCAATCTCTGCCATCGCAACAGCCATGAAAAGCCGGAAAGCCTGACGCCGGGTGAAGAAGTCAAAATCCGGTTCATGTTGGATGACATTGCCTACCGTGTTCCTGCCGGTCATCACCTGCGCATTGCCGTTTCATCGAGCTATTGGCCAATGGTCTGGCCGTCGCCCGAGACCGTCAGCCTGACGCTGCATGGGGGCAGGCTGGATTTGCCATCACGCGATCTCGCCAATGGTGACGAATGGACTTTTCCCGAGCCGGAAGCAGCGTCGCCATGGCAACTCGACACCTTGCGCAAGGGCACAAACAGCCGCCTGATCGAACATGATCAGGTCAGCGGCAAGATTGTCCTGTCGATCATGGATGATTTTGGTGAAGCACGGGACCAAGAGCATGGGCTGATCCATGGCAGTGTTGCGCGCGAACGCTGGGAAATTCATCCAGACGATCCGCTTTCCGCCTATGGCGAGACTCATTGGACGGAACTATCCGGCCGCGATGAATGGCGCGTCCGTACAGAAACGTTCACCACGATGCGGTCAGACAAGCAGAACTTTCATCTGACAGGCCGCATTGAAGCCTACGAAAATGACGAGCTGGTTTTCGAGCGAAATTTCGCCGAGACCATCGCGCGTCAACACATCTGA
- a CDS encoding ABC transporter permease, translated as MTETPLEAPIETFPIHKDSDTSGQVRKLPPHRIVLILIGVALVASAIFFMRWDWLPNYGDLILQGLWRTIWILIVTVIIGFLLAVPLGLAQAAGPAILAVPARVFCTVIRGTPLLLQLWLLYYGLGSLFPQYPWIRSSELWPYLRQAWPYAVLALSLSYAGYEGEVMRGAFAGVPKGQLESARAFGMRRFTIFRRIWLPQAIHRALPTLAGEAVLQLKSTPLVATITVVDLYSVASRVRQDTFITYEPLLLLAAGYLVITGIIVFLFRRLEKLIPSRLG; from the coding sequence ATGACAGAAACGCCGCTTGAAGCGCCCATCGAGACATTCCCGATCCACAAGGACAGCGACACGAGCGGGCAGGTACGCAAACTGCCACCGCATCGCATTGTGCTGATCCTGATTGGTGTTGCGCTTGTCGCTTCGGCCATATTCTTCATGCGCTGGGACTGGCTGCCCAATTATGGCGATCTGATCTTGCAAGGCCTGTGGCGCACGATCTGGATACTGATTGTCACCGTCATCATCGGCTTCCTGCTGGCTGTACCGCTTGGATTGGCACAGGCGGCGGGCCCGGCAATCCTTGCCGTGCCGGCACGGGTGTTCTGCACGGTTATTCGCGGCACGCCGCTGCTCCTGCAACTCTGGCTGCTCTATTACGGGCTGGGTTCGCTGTTTCCGCAATATCCGTGGATACGCAGTTCCGAACTCTGGCCATACTTGAGACAAGCATGGCCCTATGCGGTGCTGGCGCTCTCCCTGTCCTATGCGGGCTATGAGGGTGAGGTCATGCGCGGCGCGTTTGCCGGTGTGCCCAAAGGGCAACTGGAATCCGCCCGCGCTTTCGGTATGCGCCGTTTCACGATTTTCCGCCGAATCTGGCTGCCGCAGGCCATTCACCGCGCTTTGCCGACACTGGCGGGTGAGGCGGTATTACAGCTGAAATCAACACCACTTGTTGCCACGATCACGGTTGTTGATCTCTATTCGGTGGCATCGCGCGTAAGACAGGATACGTTCATCACCTATGAGCCGCTTTTGCTGCTGGCCGCTGGCTATCTCGTCATTACCGGCATCATTGTCTTTCTCTTCCGCCGGTTGGAAAAGCTCATACCATCAAGGCTGGGATGA
- a CDS encoding ABC transporter permease, with amino-acid sequence MFDLLSPNPPGWGGNLLRGLANSLQIAVGAFGMGLLIGTFGAYGKLYGGPLVRDIAAIYTTIVRAVPELVLILLLYYAGTDMINRILEWLGYQRVDISGLVAGIVVLGFVQGAYATEVLRGAIKAIPQGEIEAARAYGMSPTLMMRRITLPAMLPHALPGLANLWLISTKDTALLAVVGFSELTLVTRQAAGTTKAYFLFFIAAGVLYLAITLFSNLILAKVEQWARRGMPSVKEAR; translated from the coding sequence ATGTTTGATCTTCTGTCTCCCAATCCGCCGGGTTGGGGTGGCAATCTGCTGCGTGGTCTGGCGAATTCGCTGCAGATCGCCGTGGGTGCCTTTGGCATGGGATTGCTGATTGGCACATTCGGTGCCTATGGCAAGCTCTATGGCGGGCCACTCGTTCGCGATATCGCGGCGATCTATACGACTATTGTGCGGGCGGTGCCGGAACTGGTGCTGATCCTGCTGCTCTATTATGCGGGCACCGACATGATCAACCGTATACTGGAATGGCTTGGCTATCAGCGTGTTGATATTAGCGGGCTGGTTGCGGGCATCGTGGTGCTCGGCTTCGTGCAGGGTGCCTATGCCACGGAAGTGCTGCGCGGGGCTATCAAAGCCATTCCGCAGGGGGAAATCGAGGCGGCGCGGGCCTATGGCATGTCGCCAACGCTGATGATGCGCCGCATTACCTTGCCCGCCATGCTGCCGCATGCACTGCCGGGGCTTGCCAATCTGTGGCTGATATCGACCAAGGACACGGCACTGCTCGCCGTTGTAGGTTTCAGCGAACTCACGCTTGTTACCCGTCAGGCAGCGGGCACGACAAAGGCCTATTTCCTGTTTTTTATCGCGGCGGGCGTTCTTTATCTCGCCATCACGTTGTTTTCCAACCTCATTCTGGCCAAGGTCGAGCAGTGGGCGCGGCGCGGCATGCCTTCGGTCAAGGAGGCACGGTGA
- a CDS encoding transporter substrate-binding domain-containing protein, which yields MRAFLKSAVAAAVLVAGMGVASAEQLKVGIAAEPYPPFASPDASGKWEGWEVDIAMAICAEAKLDCVITPVSWDGIIPALTTKKIDMIAASMSITAEREKTIDFSDKYYNTPTVILGSKDIKMDATPEGLKGKVIGVQVSTIHQVYVKKHFGATAAEIKEYQTQDEANQDLAAGRIDATQADALALETFAQTDAGKACCEIKGKVAPDLEVLGPGVGVGLRKGDTELKTKINAAIKGIRTNGKYDEISKKYFNFDVYGG from the coding sequence ATGAGAGCTTTCTTGAAATCAGCGGTTGCTGCCGCTGTGCTGGTTGCCGGAATGGGTGTCGCCAGCGCCGAACAACTCAAGGTAGGTATCGCTGCTGAACCCTATCCACCTTTTGCCTCGCCTGATGCTTCGGGCAAATGGGAAGGATGGGAAGTCGATATTGCCATGGCAATCTGCGCTGAGGCCAAGCTTGACTGCGTGATAACGCCCGTCTCGTGGGATGGCATCATTCCGGCTTTGACCACCAAGAAGATCGATATGATCGCTGCTTCCATGTCAATTACCGCCGAGCGCGAGAAGACGATCGATTTTTCCGACAAATATTACAACACCCCCACGGTCATCCTCGGCTCCAAGGACATCAAGATGGATGCTACGCCTGAAGGATTGAAGGGTAAGGTCATCGGTGTGCAGGTTTCAACAATCCATCAGGTCTATGTGAAGAAGCATTTTGGCGCGACAGCCGCTGAAATCAAGGAATACCAGACGCAGGATGAGGCCAATCAGGATCTGGCCGCTGGCCGCATCGATGCGACACAGGCCGATGCGCTGGCGCTCGAAACGTTTGCCCAGACCGATGCGGGCAAGGCCTGCTGCGAGATCAAGGGCAAGGTTGCACCCGATCTTGAAGTTCTGGGACCCGGTGTCGGTGTTGGTCTGCGCAAGGGCGATACGGAGTTGAAGACCAAGATCAATGCCGCCATCAAGGGCATCCGCACCAATGGCAAGTATGACGAGATTTCAAAGAAGTACTTCAACTTCGATGTGTATGGCGGGTAA
- a CDS encoding ABC transporter ATP-binding protein — protein MTEALHASAQTEPLQSVPAEKAEAIHVWNLHKKFGALEVLKGVSLTAKDGDVVAMIGGSGSGKSTFLRCINFLENPTSGVIRINGEDVQMVSDGQGGQYPANRRQIERIRSRLGMVFQNFNLWQHMTLIQNVIEVPVHVLGMKRDEAMAIGEQLLERVGLSAKRDVYPAYLSGGQQQRGAIARALAIQPRVMLFDEPTSALDPELVGEVLKVIGDLAKEGRTMLLVTHEMKFAREVASHVMYLHNGIVEEEGPPEELFGSPKSERLKQFIRTVS, from the coding sequence ATGACGGAAGCGTTACACGCATCCGCTCAGACGGAGCCTCTCCAATCCGTCCCGGCCGAAAAAGCCGAAGCCATCCACGTCTGGAACCTGCACAAGAAATTCGGCGCCCTTGAAGTTCTCAAGGGCGTTTCGCTGACCGCCAAAGACGGTGATGTGGTGGCGATGATTGGCGGCAGCGGTTCCGGCAAGTCAACTTTCCTGCGCTGTATCAATTTTCTCGAAAACCCGACAAGCGGCGTCATTCGCATCAATGGCGAGGATGTGCAGATGGTCAGCGACGGCCAGGGCGGGCAGTACCCCGCCAATCGTCGCCAGATCGAACGTATCCGCAGCCGGCTTGGCATGGTGTTCCAGAATTTCAATCTCTGGCAGCACATGACCCTGATCCAGAACGTCATCGAAGTGCCTGTTCATGTGCTTGGCATGAAGCGCGACGAGGCCATGGCCATTGGCGAGCAATTGCTCGAACGGGTTGGACTTTCGGCCAAGCGCGATGTCTATCCAGCCTATCTCTCCGGTGGTCAACAGCAGCGCGGTGCCATTGCCCGCGCCCTTGCGATCCAACCGCGTGTCATGCTCTTCGATGAGCCGACATCGGCGCTCGATCCGGAACTGGTCGGCGAAGTTCTGAAGGTTATCGGTGATCTCGCCAAGGAGGGGCGAACCATGCTTCTGGTGACGCATGAGATGAAATTTGCCCGCGAAGTGGCAAGCCATGTCATGTATCTCCATAACGGCATTGTCGAAGAAGAGGGACCACCGGAAGAATTGTTCGGATCACCAAAATCTGAACGTTTGAAGCAGTTTATTCGCACTGTTTCATAA
- a CDS encoding dimethylarginine dimethylaminohydrolase family protein, protein MSAFGSQSMALPLKRVIMRMPDRVMAGAERDVWHYGPQFDPRRASEQHRVFADLVAQSGADITWIRDGNDGLSDSVFTHDPSLVTDKGAILLRMGKPLRLDETDLHHETYSQMDVPVLGRIVAPGTVEGGDCVWVDSKTLAIGRGVRTNQSGIEQMAAILEPLGVTVLGFDLPLWQGEEACLHLMSIISPLAEDLALVHLPLLPAAFYQLLKERGIRLIAAPEEEFAASNGLNLNVLPTAPYEVIAVAGFEKTKAAMEAAGCTVTTFEADALCIACEGGPTCLTRPVFRQ, encoded by the coding sequence ATGAGCGCATTCGGTTCCCAGTCCATGGCCCTTCCCCTGAAACGCGTCATCATGCGCATGCCTGACCGCGTCATGGCAGGTGCCGAGCGCGATGTCTGGCATTATGGCCCGCAATTCGATCCGCGCCGCGCGTCGGAACAGCACCGCGTGTTTGCTGATCTTGTCGCGCAATCAGGTGCGGACATTACATGGATCAGAGACGGCAATGATGGATTGTCGGATTCCGTGTTCACGCACGATCCCTCTCTCGTCACCGACAAGGGTGCAATTCTTCTGCGCATGGGCAAACCCCTGCGGCTTGATGAAACCGATCTTCACCACGAAACCTATAGCCAGATGGATGTGCCGGTTCTTGGCCGCATTGTTGCGCCGGGTACCGTAGAAGGTGGCGATTGCGTCTGGGTAGACAGCAAGACGCTGGCCATCGGTCGCGGCGTGCGCACCAATCAGTCCGGTATCGAGCAGATGGCCGCCATTCTTGAGCCGCTTGGCGTGACCGTTCTCGGTTTTGACCTGCCGCTGTGGCAGGGAGAAGAGGCCTGCCTGCATCTTATGTCCATCATCTCGCCGCTGGCCGAAGACCTTGCTCTTGTCCATCTGCCCCTGCTGCCTGCCGCCTTCTATCAGCTGCTGAAAGAGCGCGGCATTCGCCTGATCGCAGCGCCGGAGGAGGAATTTGCCGCCAGCAATGGGCTTAACCTCAACGTGCTGCCAACCGCGCCCTATGAGGTGATTGCTGTGGCAGGCTTTGAGAAGACCAAGGCGGCAATGGAAGCTGCCGGCTGCACCGTCACAACCTTCGAAGCCGATGCACTGTGCATTGCCTGCGAAGGCGGCCCCACCTGCCTCACCCGTCCGGTTTTCCGGCAATGA
- a CDS encoding TetR/AcrR family transcriptional regulator, translating into MKTQSATRKTFRREGEDKRREDLIAATLECVAERGLAGATVREIAQRADVTAGLIRYYFPTKDDLIGAAYRAVMNRMTVQASDALQNAADDPRSRLQAFVTANLGEPIMDPHNLSLWAGFIALVHADPAMAAAHRDGYLGFRDELEILIREALAASGKPAGPSHTRRHAIAINAIIDGLWLEGCLAGDIFADGELAETGIAAIEAVLGISLHTQGAE; encoded by the coding sequence ATGAAGACACAATCGGCCACTCGTAAAACCTTTCGCCGTGAAGGCGAGGACAAGCGCCGCGAGGATTTGATCGCCGCAACGCTTGAATGTGTGGCCGAGCGCGGACTTGCCGGTGCAACCGTGCGCGAAATCGCCCAGCGGGCCGATGTAACAGCCGGGCTGATCCGCTATTACTTTCCCACCAAGGATGATCTGATCGGCGCGGCCTATCGCGCCGTCATGAACCGCATGACCGTACAGGCCAGCGATGCCTTGCAGAATGCCGCTGATGATCCCCGCTCGCGCCTGCAGGCCTTTGTTACCGCCAATCTTGGCGAGCCGATCATGGACCCGCACAATCTGTCGCTATGGGCAGGTTTCATTGCCCTTGTTCATGCGGACCCTGCCATGGCCGCCGCGCATCGCGATGGCTATCTCGGTTTTCGCGACGAGCTGGAAATCCTGATCCGCGAAGCCCTTGCTGCTTCGGGAAAACCTGCAGGGCCGAGCCATACCCGCCGCCATGCCATCGCCATCAATGCAATCATCGACGGATTGTGGCTGGAAGGCTGTCTTGCCGGCGATATTTTCGCCGATGGGGAATTGGCTGAAACCGGCATTGCCGCTATTGAAGCCGTACTTGGAATCTCACTTCACACTCAAGGAGCCGAATGA